A window of the Henckelia pumila isolate YLH828 chromosome 3, ASM3356847v2, whole genome shotgun sequence genome harbors these coding sequences:
- the LOC140892022 gene encoding secoisolariciresinol dehydrogenase-like → MNGFIKAEGKYLMSRSRLEGKVAIITGGASGFGEATARLFAVHGAKVIIADVQDDRGRSICEEVNLPEQISYVHCDVTSDEDVRNAVDLAVSKHGQLDIMFNNAGIPGDLDFAIADAGNDNFKRVFEVNVYGAFLGSKHAARVMIPARKGVILFTASLASVVSGESPHSYTMSKHAVVGMMKNLCVELGKHGIRVNSISPCAVATPLLTRKMGVDREVVESIICASANLKGAVPTEQDVAEAALYLSSDESKFVSGVNLVVDGGYHTTNQSYSREIQNVLFPKS, encoded by the exons atGAATGGTTTCATCAAAGCTGAAGGCAAATATCTCATGTCAAGATCAAG ATTAGAAGGCAAAGTCGCCATTATCACCGGCGGCGCAAGCGGCTTCGGCGAGGCCACGGCCAGGCTTTTCGCCGTCCACGGTGCCAAAGTCATCATCGCCGACGTGCAAGACGACAGGGGACGGTCCATTTGCGAAGAAGTCAATCTCCCGGAACAAATCTCGTACGTCCATTGCGACGTAACCAGCGACGAAGACGTGAGGAACGCCGTCGATCTCGCCGTCTCCAAGCACGGCCAGCTCGACATCATGTTCAACAACGCCGGGATCCCCGGGGACCTGGATTTCGCCATCGCCGACGCGGGAAACGATAACTTCAAGAGGGTTTTCGAGGTGAACGTGTACGGGGCGTTCTTGGGATCCAAACACGCCGCCAGGGTGATGATCCCGGCGAGGAAGGGGGTGATACTGTTCACGGCGAGCCTTGCTTCGGTGGTCTCCGGCGAGTCGCCGCACTCTTACACGATGTCGAAGCATGCGGTGGTGGGGATGATGAAGAACCTCTGCGTGGAGCTGGGGAAGCACGGGATCAGAGTGAACAGCATATCGCCTTGCGCGGTGGCGACGCCGCTGCTGACGAGGAAAATGGGGGTGGACAGGGAGGTGGTGGAGAGTATTATCTGCGCCTCCGCCAACTTGAAAGGGGCGGTGCCGACGGAGCAGGACGTGGCGGAGGCGGCGCTGTACCTGAGCAGCGACGAGTCTAAGTTTGTGAGCGGGGTGAATCTTGTGGTGGACGGTGGTTACCACACCACTAACCAGAGTTACAGCAGGGAGATTCAAAACGTTTTGTTCCCAAAGTCGTGA
- the LOC140888138 gene encoding secoisolariciresinol dehydrogenase-like, with the protein MATVLPGIARRLEGKVALITGGASGIGECTAKLFSKHGAKVIVADIQDELGQSVVKSIDLSNSTYIHCDVTNEDHLRTAVDTAISNYGKLDIMFNSAGVCDPPKSRITDNEKAEFERILSINTTGVFLSMKHAARVMVPARRGSIISMSSVCAGIGGIASHAYTSSKHAVVGLTKNLAVELGAFGIRVNCMSPYGLATPLSNKVLNLDDEGVERVMVAAANLKGCVLKVDDIANGALFLASDESKYVSGHNLFIDGGIVVTNSALHILKGVDGKI; encoded by the exons ATGGCAACGGTTCTTCCTGGAATCGCAAGGAG GCTGGAAGGAAAAGTAGCCTTGATAACCGGCGGAGCGAGCGGCATCGGCGAATGCACGGCCAAGCTCTTCTCCAAACACGGTGCAAAAGTCATCGTGGCCGATATCCAAGACGAACTAGGCCAGTCTGTCGTCAAATCCATAGATCTTTCGAACTCAACCTACATCCACTGCGACGTAACCAACGAAGACCACCTTAGAACTGCCGTCGACACCGCCATCTCAAACTACGGAAAGCTCGACATTATGTTCAACAGCGCTGGAGTTTGCGACCCACCCAAGTCCCGAATCACCGACAACGAGAAAGCCGAGTTCGAACGCATCCTGAGCATCAACACCACAGGTGTTTTCCTCAGCATGAAGCACGCGGCTCGCGTCATGGTCCCAGCACGGCGTGGCAGCATCATCTCCATGTCGAGCGTGTGCGCGGGGATTGGAGGCATCGCCTCGCACGCGTACACAAGCTCAAAACATGCAGTGGTGGGGCTCACCAAGAACTTGGCAGTGGAGTTGGGGGCGTTTGGGATTAGGGTGAATTGTATGTCACCTTACGGGCTGGCTACGCCTTTGTCGAACAAAGTTTTGAACTTGGACGATGAAGGGGTGGAGCGGGTTATGGTTGCGGCGGCGAATCTTAAAGGATGTGTGCTTAAGGTGGATGATATTGCGAATGGGGCGCTGTTTCTTGCAAGTGATGAGTCCAAATATGTGAGTGGCCATAATTTGTTTATAGATGGGGGAATTGTGGTTACTAATTCAGCCCTTCATATCCTCAAAGGTGTTGATGGAAAGATTTAA